Part of the Oscillospiraceae bacterium genome, AAGAAATGGGGATTCCGTACATCTTCGCAGGAGAGGATGAAATAAACGTCGAAAAAGCCCTCTCAAAGCTCACAGAATTGTTGGGGATACACACACTGCTACTCGAGGGTGGAAGTGTCGTGAACGGATATTTTGAGCGTTCTGATGTGGTTGACGAGTTGAGTCTGGTGATGGCTCCCGTGATAGCGGATTCTGACAGCAAACCTTTATTTACAGATAGCGGAATTTGCGATTTCAATCTAAAGGAAATCAAGCAATATGAGAACGGTGTTCTTTGGTTAAATTATAAAAAATAACAAGCAAAACGAGAAAAGCTCGCTTCGGACGGAAGCGGGCTTTTTGTTATTTCAAGTCAAAATTTTTGATTTATGATACCTTAAAAAGGGCGGAGATTTCGGGCTTTTTCAAGGGGAACGAAATTTCTTATTTGTGCATGCAAACACGTTTATCGGTTGCTGAAATTTTATCAAAAAACAACTTTATGAAGCTATTCTATGAGCAGACATCTTCAAACAACTCTTTTAAGATACGGGGTTCGTATGATTGTTGTTCGATTTCTGCAAAAGCGGATTCCAGTTGTCCGTTGGCAATATTTGAAGCTGTTTTTTCTCACGCACGCGAGGGCTCAAAAATTCTCACCGAATTTTTTTGCTAAGAGCTTATTTTTCAGAAAAAAACTTGTGTAAACTGCGTAAAAACAGGGGGTATCCCCGAAAAACAAAGACGAAAAGTTGAAATCGGGAGTTATAGAACAACGTGAAACACGGTTCTTTTTGCAGGGCGTTATTACAGTTGACTGGCCAATTTTGAAAAAGTCCGAAGATTCCCATACTTCCCGAAACAAAAAATATCAATCAATACGAAAGGAAACAAAATATGTTAGAAAGTTACGGCGACGTTTTAAGCATCAATGATTTATGTGAAATCCTCAGAATCGGAAAGAATTCGGCTTACAATTTAGTGAAGTCGGGACAGATAGAAGCCATGCTGATAGCAGGCAAACACAGGATTTTAAAGAGATCCGTCATCAAACTGATAGAATCCTGTATGAGTTAACGACAAAAAACAAGAAAAATATCAAAAAAAAGAAAAAACTATTGTATATCCTGCATGCATGCTATATAATGGATGTATAGCGTGTATGTAGGCGAACAGAAAGGAGCTCACCATGACAGGTAGCCTACAAGAAAAAAGAACAAAAAACGGTAACTCGTATTATTACATCGTATTAAACACCAAACCTCAGAAGACGTGGATTGCCACGGGACTTGAGGTAAAAGGGAACAGACGACAGGCACAGGATATGCTGATAAAAGCCATTGTGGAATACGAGAAGCTGGAAAATTTTGAGGTAATTCCCACAGATGTTTCCTTCCATCGGTATTTGGAAGAATGGGTGGCAACCACCGAAGTTCGTGAAACTACCCGTAAGAATTACAGAAGCTATCTCAACCAGCATATTTTACCGTATTTTAAGAAATTAAATATCAAATTGCAAAATGTGAGACCGTCCACCCTTCGTACATATTACGACTACTGTAAGAATACGAAGAAACTGTCTGCCAAGACCATCCGCAATCAGCAGGGCGTGTTGTCCAAAGCGTTACATGATGCCTTCTACGACGACTTAATACCCACCAACCCTCACACCAAGGTCAGATTTATCCGAGTGGAAGCACCGATGATAGAAACGCTGACGGAAGAGGAATACAAGATATTTCTTGAGGAAGCAAAGTCCCACCACTTGTATCTTGCGATTATGCTTCTGTGTGAGACGGCAATCCGTCGTAGTGAGTTGTTGGGGATAGAATGGAAGAATGTGGACTTAGAGAGCGGAGAGATCAAAATTTGCGCCACCAGGACGTCTGTATCAAAAGAAAACGTGGAGTATAGTACCAAGACGCACAGTTCCAACAGAACGATGTATATCGACGAAACTCTGATTGCATTGTTAAAGCAGGAAAAGGCGAAGCAGGAAGAACACCGCAACATGTTTGGAGCCGATTACATCAAAAACGATTTAGTAATCAAGTATCCTGACGGCCGTCCCTACAGTGACACTCAGGTGACCAGACAAATCGGGAATCTGACCGAAAAATTATTCGGTAAACGAATCACGCCTCATCGGTTACGGCATACCGTTGCCAGCATTATGGTAGACAACAATATTCCCATTTATAATGTGTCCAAATTCTTAGGACACAGCGGGACACAGATTACCGAGAAGACATACGTTCACGCACGGCGTGATTTAAATCGCGGAACATTAGACCTCTTTAAAACCCGCTTAAATCAAGGGTAATCGGAGAAAAAGTTAGAACAAAAGTTAGAACAGCGCACAAAAAAAGCCCGTAA contains:
- a CDS encoding pyrimidine reductase; the protein is EMGIPYIFAGEDEINVEKALSKLTELLGIHTLLLEGGSVVNGYFERSDVVDELSLVMAPVIADSDSKPLFTDSGICDFNLKEIKQYENGVLWLNYKK
- a CDS encoding helix-turn-helix domain-containing protein gives rise to the protein MLESYGDVLSINDLCEILRIGKNSAYNLVKSGQIEAMLIAGKHRILKRSVIKLIESCMS